In a single window of the Catenulispora sp. GP43 genome:
- the ligD gene encoding non-homologous end-joining DNA ligase — translation MDPDRLHEYRAKRDAARTPEPVPQAAPEKRRRGKQPIFVVQEHRATALHWDFRLEHDGVLVSWALPKGVPTDPKRDHRAVRTEDHPVEYADFTGRIPAGEYGAGTVATFDRGTYTPEKWTDDEVKVELTGDRLSGHYTLFRTGDSDWMIHREKGQDPDFTGVPDDLRPMLAIPGTAPTGAGWATEFKWDGIRALCRVEGGRARLRSRNGNDLTETYPEIKALAKTVSSAQLLLDGEIIALDEDGRVSFGALQTRFGTRGSEAARLSRTNPASYLVFDLLHLDGRSTLDLPYKDRRELLESLELSGPHWQTPPAFPDTPVADVLAAARAAGLEGVVAKRLDSPYQPGTRSPAWRKIKLTSSQSAVIGGFTPVKRQGAAADRPPREVGALLLGVPDEAGRLRYVGKVGSGFTEHDRRVLLEALTELAVEDSPFATAVDAPDARVATWVEPAVVAEVAFGEWTSKGRLRHPVFKGIRPDKDASEVVREP, via the coding sequence GTGGACCCGGATCGGCTGCACGAATACCGCGCCAAGCGTGACGCCGCGCGCACACCGGAACCGGTGCCGCAGGCCGCGCCGGAGAAGCGCCGCCGGGGCAAACAGCCGATCTTCGTCGTGCAGGAGCACCGCGCCACCGCCCTGCACTGGGACTTCCGCCTGGAGCACGACGGCGTCCTGGTCTCCTGGGCGCTGCCCAAGGGCGTCCCCACCGATCCCAAGCGCGACCACCGCGCCGTGCGCACCGAGGACCATCCGGTCGAATACGCCGACTTCACCGGCCGCATCCCGGCCGGCGAGTACGGCGCCGGGACCGTCGCCACCTTCGACCGCGGCACCTACACCCCGGAGAAGTGGACCGACGACGAGGTCAAAGTCGAACTGACGGGCGATCGCCTCTCCGGGCACTACACCCTGTTCCGCACCGGAGACTCGGACTGGATGATCCACCGCGAGAAGGGTCAGGACCCTGACTTCACCGGCGTCCCGGACGACCTGCGGCCGATGCTCGCGATCCCCGGGACGGCCCCGACCGGCGCCGGCTGGGCCACCGAGTTCAAGTGGGACGGCATCAGGGCCCTGTGCCGCGTCGAGGGCGGCCGGGCCCGGCTGCGCTCCCGCAACGGCAACGATCTCACCGAGACCTACCCGGAGATCAAGGCGCTGGCCAAGACGGTCAGCAGCGCGCAGCTGCTGCTGGACGGCGAGATCATCGCGCTGGACGAGGACGGCCGGGTCAGCTTCGGCGCGCTGCAGACCCGCTTCGGCACCCGCGGCTCGGAGGCGGCCCGGCTGTCCCGGACGAACCCGGCCTCCTACCTCGTGTTCGACCTGCTCCATCTGGACGGCCGCTCCACCTTGGACCTGCCCTACAAGGACCGCCGCGAGCTGCTGGAGTCCCTGGAGCTGTCCGGGCCGCACTGGCAGACCCCGCCGGCGTTCCCCGACACCCCGGTCGCCGACGTGCTGGCCGCGGCCCGCGCCGCCGGGCTGGAAGGCGTGGTCGCCAAGCGCCTGGACTCGCCCTACCAGCCCGGAACGCGCTCGCCGGCCTGGCGCAAGATCAAGCTGACCTCCTCGCAGTCCGCGGTCATCGGCGGCTTCACACCGGTGAAGCGACAGGGCGCCGCCGCCGATCGCCCGCCGCGCGAGGTCGGCGCACTGCTGCTGGGCGTGCCGGACGAGGCGGGCCGGCTGCGGTACGTGGGCAAGGTGGGCAGCGGCTTCACCGAGCACGATCGCAGGGTCCTGCTGGAGGCGCTGACCGAGCTGGCGGTGGAGGACAGCCCGTTCGCCACGGCCGTGGACGCCCCCGACGCGCGGGTGGCGACCTGGGTCGAGCCGGCGGTGGTGGCCGAGGTGGCCTTCGGGGAGTGGACGTCGAAGGGCCGGCTGCGCCATCCGGTGTTCAAGGGGATCCGGCCCGACAAGGACGCCTCGGAGGTGGTCCGTGAGCCCTGA
- the ligD gene encoding non-homologous end-joining DNA ligase codes for MSPDARAAQTVEVDGRAVKLTNLDKVLYPEDGFTKGEILDYYARIAPVMLPHLADRPVTFIRYPDGVDTSGFFAKHAPAHRPSWIRTAALAASSSGKKIEYVLIDDLSSLMWAANLAAIEFHVPQWRVSDQEHHDLLVLDLDPGAPATVVDCVRVALAARDLLSGHGLELRAKTSGAKGLHLYAPLAGVTGGQARELAHTIARALEGTHRDLVVSSMSKAERPGKVFVDWSQNTHAKTTIAPYSLRATAHPAVSTPVTWEQLAAAKAPEDLRFPPARALEQVAQYGDLLSEL; via the coding sequence GTGAGCCCTGACGCGCGGGCCGCGCAGACCGTCGAGGTGGACGGCCGGGCGGTGAAGCTGACGAACCTGGACAAGGTGCTCTATCCCGAAGACGGCTTCACCAAGGGCGAGATCCTCGACTACTACGCCCGGATCGCGCCGGTGATGCTGCCGCACCTGGCCGACCGGCCGGTGACGTTCATCCGCTACCCGGACGGTGTGGACACATCAGGGTTCTTCGCCAAGCACGCCCCGGCCCACCGGCCGTCCTGGATCCGCACCGCGGCCCTGGCGGCCTCCAGCTCCGGCAAGAAGATCGAGTACGTCCTCATCGACGACCTGTCCTCGCTGATGTGGGCGGCGAACCTGGCCGCGATCGAGTTCCACGTCCCGCAGTGGCGGGTGTCCGACCAGGAGCACCACGATCTGCTGGTGCTGGACCTGGATCCGGGCGCGCCGGCCACGGTGGTGGACTGCGTCCGGGTGGCGCTGGCCGCCCGCGATCTGTTGTCGGGGCACGGGTTGGAGCTGCGCGCGAAGACCTCCGGGGCCAAGGGGCTGCATCTGTACGCGCCGCTGGCCGGCGTCACCGGCGGGCAGGCCCGCGAACTCGCGCACACCATCGCCCGGGCGCTGGAGGGCACGCACCGCGATCTGGTGGTGTCCAGCATGTCCAAGGCCGAGCGGCCGGGGAAGGTGTTCGTGGACTGGTCGCAGAACACGCACGCCAAAACCACGATCGCGCCGTACTCGCTGCGCGCCACGGCGCATCCTGCGGTGTCGACGCCGGTGACGTGGGAGCAGTTGGCGGCGGCGAAGGCACCTGAGGACCTGAGGTTCCCGCCGGCGCGCGCCCTGGAACAGGTCGCGCAGTACGGTGATCTGCTATCAGAGCTATGA
- a CDS encoding HAD family hydrolase has protein sequence MTSTPQALLLDSGGVLMRPIGGRWHPRADFEATVKAHIPHVSDNELTEAIREGDRFMAAATSTPDLDDYHRAMLTHIGIQASANLVAALVREVPPASVLETFPEVIPTLTKLRARGVPMAVVSDAWPNLPDLHAALGLGDFFAAYAISAVLGCSKPDPRMYHHASGALGLAPAECLFVDDDPELVAAAIALGYQGCAMRRDGETAPDGVPAISSLTELLDLV, from the coding sequence GTGACTTCGACTCCCCAGGCTCTTCTGCTCGACTCCGGCGGCGTCCTGATGCGGCCCATCGGCGGCCGGTGGCATCCCCGGGCCGACTTCGAGGCGACGGTGAAGGCCCACATCCCGCATGTGTCCGACAACGAACTGACCGAGGCGATCCGTGAAGGCGACCGTTTCATGGCCGCCGCGACCTCCACACCGGATCTGGACGACTACCACCGCGCGATGCTGACGCACATCGGCATCCAGGCGTCGGCGAATCTGGTCGCCGCGTTGGTGCGGGAGGTTCCGCCGGCCTCGGTGCTGGAGACGTTCCCCGAGGTGATCCCGACGCTGACGAAGCTGCGTGCGCGCGGCGTCCCGATGGCCGTGGTCTCCGACGCCTGGCCGAACCTGCCGGATCTGCACGCCGCGCTCGGCCTCGGCGACTTCTTCGCCGCCTACGCGATCTCGGCCGTGCTGGGCTGCAGCAAGCCGGATCCGCGGATGTACCACCACGCCAGCGGGGCCCTCGGGCTCGCCCCGGCCGAGTGCCTGTTCGTGGACGACGATCCGGAGCTGGTGGCGGCCGCGATCGCGCTGGGGTATCAGGGGTGCGCGATGCGGCGGGACGGCGAGACGGCGCCTGACGGCGTACCGGCCATCAGCTCCCTGACCGAGCTATTGGACTTGGTCTAG
- a CDS encoding DUF2690 domain-containing protein has product MFSRRIASRIGVGLGALALASAPLGAFAATASAPAAPAKAAQATCGNQGCNGKDPQATGCSTTFQARSIRTADIMSHGKKVGWVELRWSPFCGNNWARVTSSVGAANLAATATRADGAKMSASGKGTVLWTPMIFGRDLCVSATGTVNGATATTSCG; this is encoded by the coding sequence ATGTTCTCTCGTCGAATCGCTTCCCGGATCGGTGTGGGACTCGGCGCGCTCGCCCTCGCCAGTGCTCCGCTGGGGGCCTTCGCGGCCACCGCCTCGGCGCCGGCGGCGCCGGCCAAGGCCGCCCAGGCCACGTGCGGCAACCAGGGCTGCAACGGCAAGGACCCGCAGGCCACCGGCTGTTCCACGACCTTCCAGGCGCGCAGCATCCGGACCGCGGACATCATGAGCCACGGCAAGAAGGTCGGCTGGGTCGAGCTGCGCTGGTCCCCGTTCTGCGGCAACAACTGGGCCCGGGTCACCTCCTCGGTGGGCGCCGCCAACCTGGCCGCCACCGCCACCCGCGCGGACGGCGCGAAGATGTCGGCCAGCGGTAAGGGCACCGTGCTCTGGACCCCGATGATCTTCGGCCGCGACCTGTGCGTCTCGGCGACCGGCACCGTCAACGGGGCCACCGCCACCACCTCGTGCGGATGA
- a CDS encoding cell wall-binding repeat-containing protein, producing MRARSITATAVSTLAAAAGMAPIAAHAAAPVNLVVSTPDRGCSDTDASKPFCTVAAALASPLLVPDSSITVNGDHAENVTITESGISLAVGPWGGGNLTSVTVSGAQNVTLASFWSSFTIDGSSNVTLLGVHSSALNVTDSQNVAVNDNSQLTGSGTAGTIKDSTGTSVAQTLIDADQAGGSAPGTTVTGSGSTNTSFVGDLFNGAGSAVVLTGGSSATTIADDEVDTFTAPGVLVSGSTGNAVVGDTVRGMGQGVVATDGSTGLTIADDILFSEIDPPRKGFAGPMVVVDGTSTGGTSIHHNIVDQVQTDGYAAVLAQPSATSQVLGQNDLGGHVSAQGPAYAWGGTVYQSAADLQSHTGQGADDINADPQFSSLHGYGISATSPAVDSADSSAPGWQKTDYSGADRFLDPFIKPTPGMGPTPYADRGAVEFQGGPTVAATLTPVTRPSRSGNGGLDYGFQIDMSASKSPFAPVQSYGITDATSPVETSGGGASATGAIWYPGLSGLRSVVLTVTDADGHSAQVDVDVYVGPRTGAGSTPPPPPPSGGGPVVTPPSGIPGRATVRQIGGSDRYQTSRMVSQAQWADGRADAVVLARGDAAPDALTGVPLAAKVHGPLLLTDPAALAAADRAELDRVLGGPGSHKTVYILGGTSAVSPGIQAELQHAGYTVRRLSGADRYDTALAVANQFGPTSHVIVATGQDFPDALAAGPLGAVEDAPIVLSQGTALDPDTAAFVKAHADVDAVGMQAWTATKVLAGSGRAVARLTGMDRYQTAESVADQVAKVSGKGTPAGVGVAGGLTFPDALTGGAFAANAGLPLLLTPPTMLAPETAQLLGAWSLGLSSVTIFGGPSAVARPVANAITWAVGGTSDY from the coding sequence ATGCGCGCACGAAGCATCACCGCCACCGCCGTGTCGACCCTGGCGGCGGCCGCGGGGATGGCGCCGATCGCGGCGCACGCCGCGGCGCCGGTGAACCTCGTCGTCAGCACCCCGGACCGGGGATGCTCGGACACCGACGCCTCCAAGCCGTTCTGCACCGTGGCCGCGGCCCTTGCCTCGCCGCTGCTGGTGCCGGACAGCTCGATCACGGTGAACGGCGACCACGCGGAGAACGTCACCATCACCGAGTCCGGCATCTCGCTGGCCGTCGGGCCGTGGGGCGGCGGGAACCTCACGAGTGTGACCGTCTCCGGCGCCCAGAACGTGACTCTGGCGTCGTTCTGGAGCTCGTTCACCATCGACGGCTCCTCGAACGTGACGCTGCTGGGCGTCCACAGCAGCGCGCTGAACGTCACGGACTCGCAGAACGTCGCGGTGAACGACAACTCGCAGCTGACGGGCTCCGGCACCGCCGGGACGATCAAGGACAGCACCGGGACGTCCGTCGCGCAGACCCTGATCGACGCCGACCAGGCCGGCGGATCGGCGCCCGGCACCACCGTCACCGGGAGCGGGAGCACGAACACGTCGTTCGTCGGCGACCTGTTCAACGGGGCCGGCTCCGCGGTCGTCCTGACCGGCGGGTCGAGCGCCACCACGATCGCCGACGACGAGGTGGACACCTTCACCGCCCCCGGCGTCCTGGTCTCGGGCTCCACCGGGAACGCGGTCGTCGGCGACACAGTGCGCGGGATGGGACAGGGCGTGGTCGCCACCGACGGCTCGACCGGCCTGACCATCGCGGACGACATCCTGTTCAGCGAGATCGACCCGCCCAGGAAGGGCTTCGCGGGGCCGATGGTGGTGGTCGACGGCACCTCGACCGGCGGCACCTCGATCCACCACAACATCGTCGACCAGGTCCAGACCGACGGATACGCCGCGGTGCTGGCCCAGCCGTCGGCCACCTCGCAGGTCCTGGGCCAGAACGATCTCGGCGGCCACGTGTCGGCGCAGGGGCCGGCCTATGCCTGGGGCGGCACCGTCTACCAGAGCGCCGCGGACCTGCAGAGCCACACCGGCCAGGGCGCCGACGACATCAACGCCGATCCGCAGTTCTCCAGCCTTCACGGCTACGGGATCAGCGCGACGTCCCCGGCCGTGGACTCCGCCGACTCCTCGGCGCCCGGATGGCAGAAGACTGATTACTCCGGCGCGGACCGCTTCCTGGACCCCTTCATCAAGCCGACCCCCGGCATGGGGCCGACGCCGTACGCCGACCGCGGCGCGGTCGAGTTCCAGGGCGGCCCGACCGTGGCCGCGACCCTCACCCCGGTCACGCGGCCGAGCCGGAGCGGGAACGGCGGCCTGGACTACGGGTTCCAGATCGACATGTCGGCCTCGAAGAGCCCGTTCGCCCCGGTGCAGTCCTACGGCATCACCGATGCCACCTCGCCGGTGGAGACCAGCGGCGGCGGAGCCAGTGCCACCGGCGCGATTTGGTACCCGGGTCTTTCCGGCCTACGGTCGGTGGTGCTCACGGTGACCGACGCCGACGGGCACTCCGCTCAGGTGGATGTCGACGTCTACGTCGGCCCGCGCACCGGCGCCGGCTCCACGCCCCCGCCGCCCCCGCCGTCGGGCGGTGGCCCGGTCGTCACCCCGCCGTCCGGGATCCCGGGCCGTGCGACGGTCCGTCAGATCGGCGGCAGTGACCGGTATCAGACCTCGCGCATGGTCTCCCAGGCGCAGTGGGCCGACGGCCGGGCCGACGCGGTGGTGCTGGCCCGCGGCGACGCCGCGCCGGACGCGCTGACCGGCGTCCCGCTGGCGGCCAAGGTGCACGGCCCGCTGCTGCTCACCGATCCGGCGGCGCTGGCCGCCGCGGACCGGGCCGAGCTGGACCGGGTCCTGGGCGGGCCGGGCAGCCACAAGACGGTGTACATCCTCGGCGGGACCTCGGCCGTCTCGCCCGGGATCCAGGCGGAGTTGCAGCACGCCGGGTATACCGTGCGCCGGCTCTCCGGCGCAGACCGGTACGACACCGCGCTGGCCGTGGCGAACCAGTTCGGGCCGACCTCCCACGTCATCGTGGCCACCGGCCAGGACTTCCCCGACGCGCTGGCCGCCGGGCCGCTCGGCGCGGTCGAGGACGCGCCGATCGTGCTGTCGCAGGGCACTGCGCTGGACCCGGACACCGCGGCGTTCGTCAAGGCGCACGCCGACGTGGACGCGGTCGGGATGCAGGCGTGGACCGCGACCAAGGTGCTGGCCGGCTCCGGCCGCGCCGTCGCCCGGCTGACCGGGATGGACCGTTATCAGACGGCTGAGTCGGTCGCGGACCAGGTGGCGAAGGTCTCCGGCAAGGGCACGCCGGCCGGGGTCGGCGTCGCCGGCGGCCTGACCTTCCCCGACGCGCTGACCGGTGGCGCGTTCGCGGCCAATGCCGGCCTGCCGCTGCTGCTCACCCCGCCGACCATGCTCGCGCCGGAGACCGCGCAGCTCCTCGGCGCCTGGTCCCTGGGACTGTCCTCGGTGACCATCTTCGGCGGGCCCAGCGCGGTCGCCCGGCCGGTGGCCAACGCGATCACGTGGGCGGTCGGCGGGACGTCGGATTATTAA
- a CDS encoding NADH:flavin oxidoreductase: MTTPAERVPDVLAPATLGPVRLRNRVIKSATFEGATPDALVSDDLIAYHRRPAAGGVGMTTVAYLAVSPEGRTERRQIHWRPEAVPGLRRLTEAVHAEGAAVAAQIGHAGPVADARSNRAAALSCSPMLNPISFRRTRAATAADIERVVADHARAARLAIESGFDSVEIHLGHNYFASAFLSPRLNKRDDAYGGPLANRAKVALALARAVRDEVGDRIAVTAKLNMEDGYPGGLRIEDSLQVAQWLQEDGTLDALELTAGSSLMNPMYLFTGDVPLREFAAQFPPLPRLGIRLFGKRFLRSYPYQDTYLMKRALRFRAELSLPLILLGGVTTRATMDRAMAAGFQYVAMARALLREPDLVNRIAADASVPSLCSHCNRCMPTIYTGTRCTEIP, from the coding sequence GTGACGACCCCTGCGGAACGAGTGCCCGACGTCCTGGCCCCGGCGACCCTCGGCCCCGTTCGCCTGCGCAACCGCGTGATCAAGTCCGCGACCTTCGAAGGCGCGACGCCCGACGCCCTGGTGAGCGACGACCTCATCGCCTACCACCGCCGCCCCGCGGCCGGCGGCGTCGGCATGACCACGGTCGCCTACCTCGCCGTCTCCCCGGAGGGGCGCACCGAGCGCCGGCAGATCCACTGGCGCCCCGAGGCGGTGCCGGGCCTGCGCAGGCTGACCGAGGCCGTCCACGCCGAGGGCGCCGCCGTCGCCGCCCAGATCGGGCACGCCGGTCCCGTGGCCGACGCCCGCTCCAACCGCGCCGCGGCCCTGTCCTGCTCGCCGATGCTGAACCCGATCAGCTTCCGGCGCACCCGCGCCGCGACCGCCGCCGACATCGAACGCGTCGTCGCCGACCACGCCCGCGCCGCCCGCCTGGCCATCGAATCAGGGTTCGACTCCGTCGAGATCCACCTCGGCCACAACTACTTCGCCAGCGCCTTCCTGTCCCCGCGCCTGAACAAACGCGACGACGCCTACGGCGGTCCGCTCGCCAACCGTGCCAAAGTCGCCCTGGCCCTGGCGCGCGCCGTCCGGGACGAGGTCGGCGACCGGATCGCGGTCACCGCGAAGCTGAACATGGAGGACGGCTACCCCGGCGGCCTGCGTATCGAGGACAGCTTGCAGGTCGCGCAGTGGCTGCAGGAAGACGGCACCCTGGACGCCCTGGAGCTGACCGCCGGCAGCTCCCTGATGAACCCGATGTACCTGTTCACCGGCGACGTGCCGCTGCGCGAGTTCGCCGCGCAGTTCCCGCCGCTGCCCCGGCTCGGGATCCGCTTGTTCGGCAAGAGGTTTCTGCGTTCCTACCCCTATCAGGACACGTATCTGATGAAGCGTGCGCTGCGCTTCCGCGCCGAACTCTCCCTGCCGCTGATTCTGCTCGGCGGCGTCACCACCCGCGCCACCATGGACCGGGCGATGGCGGCCGGTTTCCAGTACGTGGCCATGGCCCGCGCCCTGCTGCGCGAGCCGGACTTGGTGAACCGCATCGCCGCCGACGCCTCCGTGCCGTCGCTCTGCTCGCATTGCAATCGCTGTATGCCGACGATCTATACCGGGACCCGGTGCACTGAGATACCGTGA
- a CDS encoding SDR family oxidoreductase produces the protein MATIAITGAASGIGATLATWLTDDGHRVIGVDLAGVDVEADLGTAEGRGAAISAITELCDGRLDGLLPFAGLAPATGRTGSLLVSVNYFGAITVLEGLRPALKAAGSSAVVLPSSNSVTCQPGWPAEVAEACLAGDEAGAGALADTHGELAAVQAYPATKAALAWYARTRAADWMADGIRLNAVAPGMIDTPMTHAGRTDELTAAGMAAFEKTIPAGRAGRPEEVAAAVAFLLSEQASFMVGSVVFCDGGTDAALRGKDWPAKWNLAI, from the coding sequence ATGGCCACCATAGCCATCACCGGCGCCGCCTCCGGCATAGGCGCGACCCTGGCCACCTGGCTGACCGACGACGGGCACCGCGTCATCGGCGTGGACCTGGCCGGGGTGGACGTCGAGGCGGATCTGGGCACCGCCGAGGGCCGGGGCGCCGCGATCTCGGCCATCACAGAACTCTGCGACGGCCGCCTGGACGGCCTGCTCCCCTTCGCCGGCCTGGCCCCGGCCACCGGCCGCACCGGCTCGCTGCTGGTGTCGGTGAACTACTTCGGCGCCATCACCGTGCTCGAAGGCCTGCGTCCGGCACTGAAGGCGGCCGGGAGCAGCGCGGTGGTGCTGCCGTCCTCGAACTCGGTCACCTGCCAGCCGGGCTGGCCGGCCGAGGTGGCCGAGGCCTGCCTGGCCGGCGACGAGGCCGGGGCCGGCGCCCTGGCCGACACCCACGGCGAACTCGCCGCCGTGCAGGCCTACCCCGCCACCAAGGCGGCCCTGGCCTGGTACGCCCGCACCCGCGCCGCGGACTGGATGGCCGACGGCATCCGGCTGAACGCGGTCGCCCCTGGCATGATCGACACCCCGATGACCCATGCCGGCCGCACCGACGAACTCACCGCCGCCGGCATGGCCGCCTTCGAAAAGACCATCCCGGCCGGCCGCGCCGGCCGCCCGGAGGAGGTGGCGGCTGCGGTGGCTTTCCTGTTGTCGGAGCAGGCTTCCTTCATGGTGGGTTCGGTCGTGTTCTGCGACGGCGGGACGGATGCGGCTTTGCGGGGGAAGGACTGGCCGGCGAAATGGAATCTGGCGATATAG
- a CDS encoding KamA family radical SAM protein produces the protein MQHTAAGRPGANRFQALGPNRLDEIAAKYGLDPQLRESVRLFSLVLPFRVNEYVLSELIDWSAPDGDPVFHLFFPQPGMLSADDERRLTAARDGGDAGELARTIAGIRAGMNPHPEHQQDLNVPSDPDGPVPGTQHKYEQTLLYFPSAGQTCHAYCTYCFRWAQFVGEPELRFAAAEPSRAVAYLRRHPEVTDVLVTGGDPMVMSAERLRQHIEPFLSVESLQTVRIGTKSVASWPHRYVTDHDADATLRLFEQIAEAGKTPAVMAHLSHPVELEPAIARTALSRIRDTGAVVYCQAPIIGRVNDDAAAWARLWRAEQRAGAVPYYMFVARDTGPRDYFKVPLARAAEVFRDAYSSLPGLARTVRGPVMSTTGGKVVVDGVAEEPGAGRFFELRYLQARDPRLVGRPFRAVYSADAAWIDELELAPGTPADIRAAVAAGGD, from the coding sequence GTGCAGCACACCGCCGCCGGCCGCCCCGGCGCGAACCGGTTCCAGGCTCTGGGACCCAACCGGCTCGACGAGATCGCCGCGAAGTACGGACTGGATCCGCAGCTCCGCGAGAGCGTCCGCCTGTTCTCACTGGTCCTGCCCTTCCGGGTCAACGAATACGTTCTCAGTGAACTGATCGACTGGTCGGCGCCGGACGGCGACCCGGTCTTCCATCTGTTCTTCCCACAGCCGGGCATGCTCTCGGCCGACGACGAGCGACGCCTGACGGCGGCCCGGGACGGTGGCGACGCCGGCGAGCTGGCCCGGACGATCGCGGGCATCCGGGCCGGCATGAATCCGCATCCGGAGCATCAGCAGGACCTGAACGTCCCGAGCGATCCCGACGGGCCGGTCCCGGGCACCCAGCACAAGTACGAGCAGACGCTGCTGTACTTCCCCTCCGCCGGCCAGACCTGCCACGCCTACTGCACCTACTGCTTCCGCTGGGCCCAGTTCGTCGGTGAGCCAGAGCTGCGCTTCGCCGCCGCCGAGCCCTCCCGCGCCGTCGCCTACCTGCGCCGGCACCCGGAGGTCACCGACGTGCTGGTCACCGGCGGCGACCCGATGGTGATGTCGGCCGAGCGGCTGCGGCAGCACATCGAGCCGTTCCTGTCCGTGGAGTCGCTGCAGACGGTGCGCATCGGCACCAAGTCGGTGGCCAGCTGGCCGCACCGCTACGTCACCGACCACGACGCCGACGCCACCTTGCGGCTGTTCGAGCAGATCGCCGAGGCCGGCAAGACCCCGGCGGTGATGGCGCACCTGAGCCACCCGGTGGAGCTGGAGCCGGCTATCGCGCGTACCGCGCTGTCCCGCATCCGGGACACCGGCGCCGTCGTGTACTGCCAGGCCCCGATCATCGGCCGGGTCAACGACGACGCCGCGGCCTGGGCCCGGCTGTGGCGCGCCGAGCAGCGCGCCGGCGCCGTGCCGTACTACATGTTCGTGGCCCGCGACACCGGGCCGCGCGACTACTTCAAGGTGCCGCTGGCGCGCGCCGCCGAGGTGTTCCGCGACGCCTACAGCTCCCTGCCGGGGCTGGCGCGCACGGTGCGCGGGCCGGTGATGTCCACGACCGGCGGGAAGGTCGTGGTGGACGGCGTGGCCGAGGAGCCGGGCGCGGGGCGGTTCTTCGAACTGCGCTATCTGCAAGCCAGGGATCCCCGGCTGGTAGGCAGGCCTTTCCGTGCTGTTTACTCAGCAGATGCGGCATGGATCGACGAGCTCGAACTCGCACCCGGCACCCCGGCGGACATCCGCGCGGCGGTGGCGGCCGGCGGGGACTGA
- a CDS encoding ROK family protein, which yields MNTPGARPTPATSATVRELNLRTVWRVIGEHAPISRAEISRATGISKPTVSAVLEDLLQIGLVVETADASRGFTYGAVFFKPRPEAAHALAFDVGARHLRAALVGLDGTEVVRRDAEVEGRTADGMVGAAVHLARELTAAAGVGPETVQHAVVGVPGVVDQRDGRVWQAANVPGMEGFGARETFSAALQLPVTVENDINLAAHGEYARGSGGSADSFLFLSIGTGVGAGLVLGGNLLRGFKGAAGELDSAFEPEYVEGPDGPEPEVPASMDPCAMAILQYAGDKLPAEKDLAMERVFELARAADPGALDVVGEEARRIANYVAVAAAVVDVELVVLGGGIGLNGDLLLGPVAERLAGRLPYPPRLETSALGSGAVLAGAEALAASLTVEQLIRDYFRG from the coding sequence ATGAACACACCAGGCGCCCGGCCCACCCCGGCCACGTCGGCCACGGTCCGCGAGCTGAACCTGCGGACGGTGTGGCGCGTGATCGGGGAGCACGCGCCGATCTCGCGGGCCGAGATCTCGCGGGCCACCGGGATCTCCAAGCCGACGGTCTCGGCGGTGCTGGAGGACCTGCTGCAGATCGGGCTGGTGGTGGAGACCGCCGATGCCTCGCGCGGTTTCACCTACGGCGCGGTGTTCTTCAAGCCGCGGCCCGAGGCGGCGCACGCGCTGGCCTTCGATGTGGGGGCGCGGCATCTGCGCGCGGCGCTGGTCGGGCTGGACGGCACCGAGGTGGTGCGGCGCGACGCCGAGGTGGAGGGCCGGACGGCCGACGGCATGGTCGGGGCCGCCGTGCATCTGGCGCGGGAGCTCACCGCGGCCGCCGGGGTCGGGCCGGAGACGGTGCAGCACGCGGTGGTCGGGGTCCCGGGCGTCGTGGACCAGCGCGACGGCCGGGTGTGGCAGGCGGCCAACGTCCCGGGGATGGAGGGCTTCGGCGCGCGGGAGACGTTCAGCGCGGCATTGCAGCTCCCGGTCACCGTCGAGAACGACATCAACCTGGCCGCGCACGGCGAGTACGCCCGAGGCAGCGGCGGCAGCGCCGACAGTTTCCTGTTCCTGTCGATCGGCACCGGGGTCGGCGCCGGGCTGGTGCTCGGCGGCAACCTGCTGCGCGGCTTCAAGGGCGCGGCCGGCGAGCTGGACAGCGCCTTCGAACCCGAATACGTCGAGGGACCCGACGGCCCCGAGCCGGAGGTCCCGGCGTCGATGGACCCGTGCGCCATGGCGATCCTGCAGTACGCCGGGGACAAGCTGCCCGCCGAGAAGGACCTGGCCATGGAACGCGTCTTCGAGCTGGCGCGGGCCGCCGACCCGGGGGCGCTGGACGTGGTCGGCGAGGAGGCGCGGCGGATCGCGAACTACGTCGCGGTGGCCGCGGCGGTGGTGGACGTGGAGCTGGTGGTGCTCGGCGGCGGGATCGGGCTGAACGGCGACCTGCTGCTGGGCCCGGTGGCCGAGCGGCTGGCCGGGCGGCTGCCGTACCCGCCGCGGCTGGAGACCTCGGCGCTGGGCAGCGGCGCGGTGCTGGCCGGGGCGGAGGCGCTGGCGGCTTCGCTGACGGTGGAGCAGCTGATCAGGGACTATTTCCGGGGGTAG